In a genomic window of Vespula vulgaris chromosome 21, iyVesVulg1.1, whole genome shotgun sequence:
- the LOC127071416 gene encoding V-type proton ATPase subunit C isoform X2 — translation MTEYWLISAPGDKTCQQTWETMNNLTSKQNSLSDNYKFHIPDLKVGTLDQLVGLSDDLGKLDAFVEQVTRKVATYMGEVLEDQRDKLHENLLANNSQTSVDGESLSPEGGPDTPPNTPVTPSHKTSKDHHKQWKELDKSEPEAAACLGDLPSYITRFQWDMAKYPIKQSLRNIADIISKQVGQIDADLKTKSTTYNNLKGSLQNLEKKQTGSLLTRNLADLVKKEHFILDSEYLSTLLVIVPKSNFHEWYSGYEKLTKMIVPRSTQLITEDSEYGLFTITLFKKVIEEFKLHAREKKFIVRDFTYNEEELAAGKNEITKLVTDKKKQFGSLVRWLKVNFSECFCAWIHVKALRVFVESVLRYGLPVNFQAILLQPHKKCMKRLRDVLNQLYAHLDSSATASSQNQDSVDIPGLGFGQSDYFPYVYYKINVDMVDSKV, via the exons ATGACGGAATACTGGCTTATATCAGCACCAGGAGATAAAACTTGTCAACAAACATGGGAAACCATGAACAATTTAACTTcaaaacaaaattctttatcCGACAACTATAAGTTTCATATACCTGATCTTAAAGTGGGAACATTAGATCAGTTAGTTGGGCTGTCAGATGATCTTGGAAAGTTAGATGCATTTGTGGAACAAGTTACGCGTAAAGTGGCAACTTATATGGGAGAAGTTCTAGAAGACCAAAGAGATAAACTACATGAAAATCTTTTGGCCAATAACA GTCAAACATCAGTGGATGGGGAGAGCTTGAGCCCCGAAGGGGGTCCGGACACCCCGCCAAACACACCCGTTACTCCATCACACAAGACTTCAAAGGACCATCACAAGCAGTGGAAGGAGTTGGACAAGTCAGAACCAGAAGCAGCCGCCTGTTTAG gTGATCTACCTTCGTATATAACTCGATTCCAGTGGGATATGGCAAAATATCCGATCAAACAATCCTTAAGAAATATCGCGGATATAATTAGCAAACAAGTGGGCCAAATAGATGCAGATCTTAAAACCAAATCAACAACATATAATAACTTGAAAGGCAGCCTacaaaatcttgaaaaaaaacaaac AGGAAGTTTGTTAACAAGAAATCTAGCAGATTTAGTGAAGAAGGAGCATTTTATTTTAGACAGTGAATATTTATCAACGTTACTTGTAATTGTACCAAA GTCTAACTTTCATGAATGGTACAGTGGgtatgaaaaattaacaaaaatgattGTGCCACGAAGCACACAGCTTATAACTGAAGACTCAGAATATGGATTATTTACAATCACATTGTTCAAAAAAGTTATTGAAGAATTTAAATTGCATGCTCGTGAGAAAAAGTTTATTGTGCGCGATTTCACATACAATGAAGAAGAACTTGCTGCAG gTAAAAATGAGATTACAAAACTGGTAAccgataagaaaaaacaatttggATCACTAGTACGTTGGTTAAAAGTAAATTTCAGTGAATGCTTCTGTGCTTGGATTCATGTTAAAGCTCTGCGTGTATTCGTAGAATCTGTTCTtag GTATGGTTTACCAGTTAATTTCCAAGCAATTTTATTGCAACCacataaaaaatgtatgaagCGATTACGTGATGTTTTAAATCAATTGTATGCTCATTTGGATTCTTCTGCTACTGCATCATCACAGAACCAAGAT AGTGTGGATATACCAGGATTAGGATTTGGACAAAGCGATTATTTTCCTTATGTGTATTATAAGATTAATGTGGATATGGTTGATAGTAAGGTGTAA
- the LOC127071416 gene encoding V-type proton ATPase subunit C isoform X3, giving the protein MTEYWLISAPGDKTCQQTWETMNNLTSKQNSLSDNYKFHIPDLKVGTLDQLVGLSDDLGKLDAFVEQVTRKVATYMGEVLEDQRDKLHENLLANNSDLPSYITRFQWDMAKYPIKQSLRNIADIISKQVGQIDADLKTKSTTYNNLKGSLQNLEKKQTGSLLTRNLADLVKKEHFILDSEYLSTLLVIVPKSNFHEWYSGYEKLTKMIVPRSTQLITEDSEYGLFTITLFKKVIEEFKLHAREKKFIVRDFTYNEEELAAGKNEITKLVTDKKKQFGSLVRWLKVNFSECFCAWIHVKALRVFVESVLRYGLPVNFQAILLQPHKKCMKRLRDVLNQLYAHLDSSATASSQNQDSVDIPGLGFGQSDYFPYVYYKINVDMVDSKV; this is encoded by the exons ATGACGGAATACTGGCTTATATCAGCACCAGGAGATAAAACTTGTCAACAAACATGGGAAACCATGAACAATTTAACTTcaaaacaaaattctttatcCGACAACTATAAGTTTCATATACCTGATCTTAAAGTGGGAACATTAGATCAGTTAGTTGGGCTGTCAGATGATCTTGGAAAGTTAGATGCATTTGTGGAACAAGTTACGCGTAAAGTGGCAACTTATATGGGAGAAGTTCTAGAAGACCAAAGAGATAAACTACATGAAAATCTTTTGGCCAATAACA gTGATCTACCTTCGTATATAACTCGATTCCAGTGGGATATGGCAAAATATCCGATCAAACAATCCTTAAGAAATATCGCGGATATAATTAGCAAACAAGTGGGCCAAATAGATGCAGATCTTAAAACCAAATCAACAACATATAATAACTTGAAAGGCAGCCTacaaaatcttgaaaaaaaacaaac AGGAAGTTTGTTAACAAGAAATCTAGCAGATTTAGTGAAGAAGGAGCATTTTATTTTAGACAGTGAATATTTATCAACGTTACTTGTAATTGTACCAAA GTCTAACTTTCATGAATGGTACAGTGGgtatgaaaaattaacaaaaatgattGTGCCACGAAGCACACAGCTTATAACTGAAGACTCAGAATATGGATTATTTACAATCACATTGTTCAAAAAAGTTATTGAAGAATTTAAATTGCATGCTCGTGAGAAAAAGTTTATTGTGCGCGATTTCACATACAATGAAGAAGAACTTGCTGCAG gTAAAAATGAGATTACAAAACTGGTAAccgataagaaaaaacaatttggATCACTAGTACGTTGGTTAAAAGTAAATTTCAGTGAATGCTTCTGTGCTTGGATTCATGTTAAAGCTCTGCGTGTATTCGTAGAATCTGTTCTtag GTATGGTTTACCAGTTAATTTCCAAGCAATTTTATTGCAACCacataaaaaatgtatgaagCGATTACGTGATGTTTTAAATCAATTGTATGCTCATTTGGATTCTTCTGCTACTGCATCATCACAGAACCAAGAT AGTGTGGATATACCAGGATTAGGATTTGGACAAAGCGATTATTTTCCTTATGTGTATTATAAGATTAATGTGGATATGGTTGATAGTAAGGTGTAA
- the LOC127071415 gene encoding AMP deaminase 2 isoform X6, producing MYETDLTIAQKSRPSKTGSESPVYGLEGGGTSGGTSLRLAPQELPNEISAPYEVPQFPIEQIEKKLLIQRQLTVKAAKDLEERRSHYEPSIGPGVPDYIDDPSFNFEENDFVPHFQRVSISGEDTSGVPLEDLQQASQMLVQALVIREKYMNNSKQSFPSITTKFLRSIDKRPVTSNDEVQHDDRKAIADHPVHAPASRGDPWECKFPPTKNYTILPINGVFNVFANEEDAKNGEPLPYSYPDLAAFVRDMNLLCTMIADGPLKSFCYRRLSYLSSKYQLHVLLNELRELASQKAVPHRDFYNIRKVDTHIHAASCMNQKHLLRFIKKTLKNHADEIVTCSKNGETMTLSEVFQSMNLTTYDLSVDMLDVHADRNTFHRFDKFNAKYNPIGESRLREVFLKTDNYLNGKFFASIIKEVASDLEESKYQNAELRLSIYGKNPEEWDKLAKWAIQSDVYSDNVRWLIQIPRLYDIFKLNKLMTNFQEILNNIFLPLFEVTNDPHSHPELHKFLQYVIGFDSVDDESKPENPLFDKDVSPPEEWDDIENPPYAYYQYYTYANMTVLNHFRAEQGLNTFVLRPHCGEAGPIQHLVCGYMMAENISHGLLLRKVPVLQYLYYLAQIGIAMSPLSNNSLFLNYHRNPLPEYLARGLCVSLSTDDPLQFHFTKEPLMEEYSIAAQVWKLSSCDMCELARNSVLMSGFPHKSKQYWLGPNYTKEGVAGNDITRTNVPDIRVAYRYETLVDELCNICKVVEKPESILF from the exons agccGCAAAGGATCTCGAAGAGCGACGCAGTCATTATGAACCGTCGATTGGACCTGGAGTACCCGACTACATCGATGATCCCTCGTTTAATTTCGAGGAAAATGATTTCGTGCCACATTTTCAACGAGTTTCGATATCCGGAGAAGATACATCAGGG GTACCTTTGGAAGACCTTCAACAGGCATCGCAGATGCTCGTTCAAGCCTTGGTGATACGAGAAAAGTATATGAATAATTCTAAACAAAGTTTTCCTTCCATTACGACCAAATTTTTACGTAGCATCGACAAAAGACCTGTTACTTCGAATGATGAAGTTCAACATGATGATCGCAAAGCTATCGCAG ATCATCCGGTACACGCACCTGCATCCCGTGGAGATCCTTGGGAATGTAAATTCCCaccaacaaaaaattatacaattttaccCATAAACGGCGTTTTTAATGTTTTCGCCAATGAAGAGGACGCGAAGAATGGAGAACCACTTCCATATTCCTACCCAGATTTAGCAGCTTTTGTTAGGGACATGAATCTTCTTTGCACCATGATCGCCGACGGTCCTTTAAAATCTTTCTGCTATAGAAGATTGAGTTATCTCTCATCCAAGTACCAATTGCACGTTTTGTTGAATGAACTTAGAGAGTTAGCTAGTCAGAAAGCTGTTCCACACAGAGACTTTTATAATATCAGAAAGGTCGATACACATATTCATGCAGCTTCCTGTATGAATCAAAAGCATCTTCTtagatttataaagaaaacattaaaaaatcatGCGGATGAAATTGTTACGTGTTCGAAAAATGGTGAAACTATGACACTGAGTGAAGTATTCCAATCAATGAATTTAACAACATACGATTTAAGCGTAGATATGCTAGACGTACATGCT gATAGAAATACATTTCATAGGTTCGATAAATTCAATGCTAAATATAATCCTATTGGTGAAAGCAGACTGCGCGAAGTTTTTCTTAAAACTGATAATTATCTTAATGGTAAATTTTTCGCAAGTATAATTAAGGAAGTAGCAAGCGATCTTGAAGAatcgaaatatcaaaatgCAGAATTACGATTGTCCATTTATGGAAAAAATCCTGAAGAGTGGGATAAGCTAGCTAAATGGGCGATACAGAGCGATGTTTATTCGGACAATGTTCGCTGGCTCATTCAAATTCCAAGACTTTA tGACATCTTCAAGCTAAATAAGCTTATGACCAACTTCCAAGAGATTttgaataatatctttttaccTCTTTTTGAAGTAACTAATGATCCACATTCACATCCTGAATTACATAAGTTTCTACAATAT gTGATAGGATTTGATTCTGTAGATGATGAAAGTAAGCCTGAAAATCCATTATTTGACAAAGATGTTTCCCCTCCAGAAGAATGGGATGATATTGAAAATCCACCATATGCTTATTACCAGTATTATACCTATGCAAACATGACAGTGTTGAATCACTTTAGAGC AGAGCAAGGTTTAAATACTTTTGTTCTTCGCCCTCATTGTGGAGAAGCTGGACCAATTCAGCATCTTGTTTGTGGTTATATGATGgcagaaaatatttctcatggCCTTTTACTAAGAAAAGTTCCCGTACTCcagtatttgtattatttggCACAAATTGGCATTGCCATGTCTCCTTTAAGTaacaattctctttttttgaatTATCATCGTAATCCTCTTCCAGAATACCTTGCAAGAGGATTGTGTGTAAGTCTTTCAACAGATGATCCTCTACAATTCCATTTCACGAAA GAGCCTTTAATGGAGGAATATAGTATTGCAGCACAAGTATGGAAGCTCAGTTCATGTGATATGTGTGAATTAGCTCGTAATTCAGTTCTTATGAGTGGTTTCCCACACAag agtAAACAATATTGGCTTGGCCCAAATTATACAAAAGAAGGTGTTGCTGGTAATGATATTACTAGGACCAATGTACCGGATATACGAGTGGCTTATAGATATGAAACTCTGGTTGAtgaattatgtaatatttgtaaagtTGTAGAAAAACCAGAGTCTATACTATTTTAA
- the LOC127071416 gene encoding V-type proton ATPase subunit C isoform X1: MTEYWLISAPGDKTCQQTWETMNNLTSKQNSLSDNYKFHIPDLKVGTLDQLVGLSDDLGKLDAFVEQVTRKVATYMGEVLEDQRDKLHENLLANNSQTSVDGESLSPEGGPDTPPNTPVTPSHKTSKDHHKQWKELDKSEPEAAACLGQHYHHRHHHHDHRYSHYHQNHLSNSEKKSLHNTQGVSDIRTSNDPSSVYSCYRARWCTASTPSTPTPSPGSASPTPSFSSTCSSEEDNKWQSTIHPRSTEKADRIISNRASVDNNDDDDHDVDQSDDQDQDHSGSLPNPGDLPSYITRFQWDMAKYPIKQSLRNIADIISKQVGQIDADLKTKSTTYNNLKGSLQNLEKKQTGSLLTRNLADLVKKEHFILDSEYLSTLLVIVPKSNFHEWYSGYEKLTKMIVPRSTQLITEDSEYGLFTITLFKKVIEEFKLHAREKKFIVRDFTYNEEELAAGKNEITKLVTDKKKQFGSLVRWLKVNFSECFCAWIHVKALRVFVESVLRYGLPVNFQAILLQPHKKCMKRLRDVLNQLYAHLDSSATASSQNQDSVDIPGLGFGQSDYFPYVYYKINVDMVDSKV, encoded by the exons ATGACGGAATACTGGCTTATATCAGCACCAGGAGATAAAACTTGTCAACAAACATGGGAAACCATGAACAATTTAACTTcaaaacaaaattctttatcCGACAACTATAAGTTTCATATACCTGATCTTAAAGTGGGAACATTAGATCAGTTAGTTGGGCTGTCAGATGATCTTGGAAAGTTAGATGCATTTGTGGAACAAGTTACGCGTAAAGTGGCAACTTATATGGGAGAAGTTCTAGAAGACCAAAGAGATAAACTACATGAAAATCTTTTGGCCAATAACA GTCAAACATCAGTGGATGGGGAGAGCTTGAGCCCCGAAGGGGGTCCGGACACCCCGCCAAACACACCCGTTACTCCATCACACAAGACTTCAAAGGACCATCACAAGCAGTGGAAGGAGTTGGACAAGTCAGAACCAGAAGCAGCCGCCTGTTTAGGTCAGCATTATcaccatcgtcatcatcacCATGACCATCGTTATAGCCACTATCATCAGAACCATCTATCCAACTCTGAAAAGAAGTCATTACATAATACTCAAGGTGTCAGCGATATTCGAACGTCGAATGATCCTTCGTCAGTGTATTCATGTTATCGTGCACGTTGGTGCACTGCTTCAACTCCTTCAACACCTACTCCAAGTCCTGGTTCTGCAAGCCCAACCCCTTCCTTTTCATCAACCTGCAGCAGTGAAGAAGATAACAAATGGCAGTCAACAATACATCCTAGGAGTACTGAAAAAGCAGACCGAATCATCTCTAATCGTGCATCAGTTGAcaataatgacgatgacgaccaTGATGTGGACCAAAGCGATGACCAAGATCAAGACCATAGTGGCAGTTTGCCTAATCCAG gTGATCTACCTTCGTATATAACTCGATTCCAGTGGGATATGGCAAAATATCCGATCAAACAATCCTTAAGAAATATCGCGGATATAATTAGCAAACAAGTGGGCCAAATAGATGCAGATCTTAAAACCAAATCAACAACATATAATAACTTGAAAGGCAGCCTacaaaatcttgaaaaaaaacaaac AGGAAGTTTGTTAACAAGAAATCTAGCAGATTTAGTGAAGAAGGAGCATTTTATTTTAGACAGTGAATATTTATCAACGTTACTTGTAATTGTACCAAA GTCTAACTTTCATGAATGGTACAGTGGgtatgaaaaattaacaaaaatgattGTGCCACGAAGCACACAGCTTATAACTGAAGACTCAGAATATGGATTATTTACAATCACATTGTTCAAAAAAGTTATTGAAGAATTTAAATTGCATGCTCGTGAGAAAAAGTTTATTGTGCGCGATTTCACATACAATGAAGAAGAACTTGCTGCAG gTAAAAATGAGATTACAAAACTGGTAAccgataagaaaaaacaatttggATCACTAGTACGTTGGTTAAAAGTAAATTTCAGTGAATGCTTCTGTGCTTGGATTCATGTTAAAGCTCTGCGTGTATTCGTAGAATCTGTTCTtag GTATGGTTTACCAGTTAATTTCCAAGCAATTTTATTGCAACCacataaaaaatgtatgaagCGATTACGTGATGTTTTAAATCAATTGTATGCTCATTTGGATTCTTCTGCTACTGCATCATCACAGAACCAAGAT AGTGTGGATATACCAGGATTAGGATTTGGACAAAGCGATTATTTTCCTTATGTGTATTATAAGATTAATGTGGATATGGTTGATAGTAAGGTGTAA
- the LOC127071415 gene encoding AMP deaminase 2 isoform X7, translating to MFAGANESKRWLRDNTILLRAAKDLEERRSHYEPSIGPGVPDYIDDPSFNFEENDFVPHFQRVSISGEDTSGVPLEDLQQASQMLVQALVIREKYMNNSKQSFPSITTKFLRSIDKRPVTSNDEVQHDDRKAIADHPVHAPASRGDPWECKFPPTKNYTILPINGVFNVFANEEDAKNGEPLPYSYPDLAAFVRDMNLLCTMIADGPLKSFCYRRLSYLSSKYQLHVLLNELRELASQKAVPHRDFYNIRKVDTHIHAASCMNQKHLLRFIKKTLKNHADEIVTCSKNGETMTLSEVFQSMNLTTYDLSVDMLDVHADRNTFHRFDKFNAKYNPIGESRLREVFLKTDNYLNGKFFASIIKEVASDLEESKYQNAELRLSIYGKNPEEWDKLAKWAIQSDVYSDNVRWLIQIPRLYDIFKLNKLMTNFQEILNNIFLPLFEVTNDPHSHPELHKFLQYVIGFDSVDDESKPENPLFDKDVSPPEEWDDIENPPYAYYQYYTYANMTVLNHFRAEQGLNTFVLRPHCGEAGPIQHLVCGYMMAENISHGLLLRKVPVLQYLYYLAQIGIAMSPLSNNSLFLNYHRNPLPEYLARGLCVSLSTDDPLQFHFTKEPLMEEYSIAAQVWKLSSCDMCELARNSVLMSGFPHKSKQYWLGPNYTKEGVAGNDITRTNVPDIRVAYRYETLVDELCNICKVVEKPESILF from the exons ATGTTTGCTGGTGCAAACGAATCAAAAAGATGGCTACGGGATAATACCATACTTCTGAG agccGCAAAGGATCTCGAAGAGCGACGCAGTCATTATGAACCGTCGATTGGACCTGGAGTACCCGACTACATCGATGATCCCTCGTTTAATTTCGAGGAAAATGATTTCGTGCCACATTTTCAACGAGTTTCGATATCCGGAGAAGATACATCAGGG GTACCTTTGGAAGACCTTCAACAGGCATCGCAGATGCTCGTTCAAGCCTTGGTGATACGAGAAAAGTATATGAATAATTCTAAACAAAGTTTTCCTTCCATTACGACCAAATTTTTACGTAGCATCGACAAAAGACCTGTTACTTCGAATGATGAAGTTCAACATGATGATCGCAAAGCTATCGCAG ATCATCCGGTACACGCACCTGCATCCCGTGGAGATCCTTGGGAATGTAAATTCCCaccaacaaaaaattatacaattttaccCATAAACGGCGTTTTTAATGTTTTCGCCAATGAAGAGGACGCGAAGAATGGAGAACCACTTCCATATTCCTACCCAGATTTAGCAGCTTTTGTTAGGGACATGAATCTTCTTTGCACCATGATCGCCGACGGTCCTTTAAAATCTTTCTGCTATAGAAGATTGAGTTATCTCTCATCCAAGTACCAATTGCACGTTTTGTTGAATGAACTTAGAGAGTTAGCTAGTCAGAAAGCTGTTCCACACAGAGACTTTTATAATATCAGAAAGGTCGATACACATATTCATGCAGCTTCCTGTATGAATCAAAAGCATCTTCTtagatttataaagaaaacattaaaaaatcatGCGGATGAAATTGTTACGTGTTCGAAAAATGGTGAAACTATGACACTGAGTGAAGTATTCCAATCAATGAATTTAACAACATACGATTTAAGCGTAGATATGCTAGACGTACATGCT gATAGAAATACATTTCATAGGTTCGATAAATTCAATGCTAAATATAATCCTATTGGTGAAAGCAGACTGCGCGAAGTTTTTCTTAAAACTGATAATTATCTTAATGGTAAATTTTTCGCAAGTATAATTAAGGAAGTAGCAAGCGATCTTGAAGAatcgaaatatcaaaatgCAGAATTACGATTGTCCATTTATGGAAAAAATCCTGAAGAGTGGGATAAGCTAGCTAAATGGGCGATACAGAGCGATGTTTATTCGGACAATGTTCGCTGGCTCATTCAAATTCCAAGACTTTA tGACATCTTCAAGCTAAATAAGCTTATGACCAACTTCCAAGAGATTttgaataatatctttttaccTCTTTTTGAAGTAACTAATGATCCACATTCACATCCTGAATTACATAAGTTTCTACAATAT gTGATAGGATTTGATTCTGTAGATGATGAAAGTAAGCCTGAAAATCCATTATTTGACAAAGATGTTTCCCCTCCAGAAGAATGGGATGATATTGAAAATCCACCATATGCTTATTACCAGTATTATACCTATGCAAACATGACAGTGTTGAATCACTTTAGAGC AGAGCAAGGTTTAAATACTTTTGTTCTTCGCCCTCATTGTGGAGAAGCTGGACCAATTCAGCATCTTGTTTGTGGTTATATGATGgcagaaaatatttctcatggCCTTTTACTAAGAAAAGTTCCCGTACTCcagtatttgtattatttggCACAAATTGGCATTGCCATGTCTCCTTTAAGTaacaattctctttttttgaatTATCATCGTAATCCTCTTCCAGAATACCTTGCAAGAGGATTGTGTGTAAGTCTTTCAACAGATGATCCTCTACAATTCCATTTCACGAAA GAGCCTTTAATGGAGGAATATAGTATTGCAGCACAAGTATGGAAGCTCAGTTCATGTGATATGTGTGAATTAGCTCGTAATTCAGTTCTTATGAGTGGTTTCCCACACAag agtAAACAATATTGGCTTGGCCCAAATTATACAAAAGAAGGTGTTGCTGGTAATGATATTACTAGGACCAATGTACCGGATATACGAGTGGCTTATAGATATGAAACTCTGGTTGAtgaattatgtaatatttgtaaagtTGTAGAAAAACCAGAGTCTATACTATTTTAA
- the LOC127071422 gene encoding UDP-xylose and UDP-N-acetylglucosamine transporter-like, producing the protein MRAAIAIFCVFLGCCTNVVFLELLVKDDPGSGNLITFSQFLFIAIEGFLFTSKCGTIKPNVGIKDYFILVTMFFIANVCNNYAFDFNIPMPLHMIFRAGSLIANMIMGIMILKKHYAFSKYLSVMMITFGIAICTIVSGKDIKSLQSKHVEHVPTTPWDDFFWWMLGITLLTIALFVSARMGIYQEVLHARYGKNAREALYYTHLLPLPFFLTLISNIKDHLVLAMASDPLIIPVINLSVPKLIAYLIGNVLTQYICISSVFVLTTECNSLTVTLVITLRKFLSLIFSIIYFKNPFTVYHWIGTFLVFVGTVIFTEIIPKVSQNLQYITKKEKVQ; encoded by the exons atgcgTGCAGCAATTGCAatattttgtgtttttttgGGATGCTGCACTAATGTAGTTTTTTTGGAACTGCTTGTTAA AGATGACCCAGGTAGTGGAAATCTTATTACATTTTCACAATTTCTCTTCATAGCCATAGAaggatttttatttacttcaaAATGCGGAACTATAAAACCCAATGTCggtataaaagattattttatattagtgacaatgttttttattgcaaatgtttgtaataattatgcatttgattttaatataccAATGCCTCTTCATATGATCTTCAGAGCt GGTTCTCTGATAGCTAACATGATAATGGgtattatgatattaaaaaaacattatgcATTTAGTAAATACTTATCTGTCATGATGATAACTTTTGGAATTGCAATATGTACTATTGTCAGTGGCAAAGATATAAAATCCTTGCAATCTAAGCATGTTGAACATGTTCCAACAACACCATGGGATGATTTTTTTTGGTGGATGTTAGGTATTACATTATTAACTATTGCATTATTTGTTTCTGCTAGAATGGGTATCTATCAAGAAGTTTTACATGCAAGATATGGAAAAAATGCAAGAGAAGCTTTATATTATAcg CATTTATTACCATTGCCATTTTTTCTAACTTTGATATCTAATATTAAGGACCATTTAGTATTGGCAATGGCATCAGATCCATTGATTATACCTGTGATTAATCTATCTGTGCCAAAATTAATTGCTTATTTAATTGGAAATGTTCTTACACA atatatttgtataagttCTGTATTTGTGTTAACTACTGAATGCAATTCTCTTACAGTGACACTGGTAATAACGTTACGAAAATtcctttctttaattttttctattatttattttaagaacCCATTCACTGTGTACCATTGGATTGGTACATTTCTAGTCTTTGTAGGTACTGTAATATTTACAGAAATAATACCGAAAGTCTCTCAGAATCTGCAATAcattacaaagaaagaaaaagtacaataa